The following proteins come from a genomic window of Paeniglutamicibacter psychrophenolicus:
- a CDS encoding ArsR/SmtB family transcription factor: MNFWQNWGMPKYVQAKPEPSQEASEVIELFGMTPLRAEILRHLSMCEEGVTSGDVGRALSANYRTVARHLVMLESHGVVESDATEERQGVRVLYRINRTQLSVAAKLLLKYLHGE; the protein is encoded by the coding sequence GTGAATTTTTGGCAGAATTGGGGAATGCCCAAATACGTTCAAGCCAAACCCGAGCCTTCACAAGAGGCATCTGAGGTGATCGAACTTTTTGGCATGACGCCGTTGCGTGCGGAGATTCTTCGTCACCTGTCGATGTGCGAAGAAGGGGTTACCTCCGGGGATGTGGGCAGGGCGCTGTCGGCCAACTACCGCACGGTCGCCAGGCACCTTGTGATGCTCGAAAGCCATGGCGTGGTTGAATCCGACGCCACGGAGGAGCGGCAAGGCGTTCGCGTCCTTTATCGAATCAATCGGACGCAACTCTCGGTCGCTGCGAAGCTGTTGCTCAAGTACTTGCATGGCGAATAG
- a CDS encoding M23 family metallopeptidase has product MENSKVAGTAAAVLALFMVPVVVVMLLLMGGNTAASADNGSCGEDAEAPVAEQAESKSIAGFSGAQLKNAAQIMTAASDLKLSLAAQILGVQTAIGESTLKVIDFGDGAGPDSRGLFQQRDNGAWGSYEDRMNPHTSATNFFKALQKVEGWQDLEPSQAIHRVQRNADPNHYTPFRSPAVQIVKALSVGTLGEDLDEKFEDITPNGDCPDTSPDAKQIGDLGSGEWSSPLPGFTAMTSPFGPRKCPAGASCNSSVLDHKGIDLSKKGGASVLAPTDMKITVAEQGQGWKSAYGTYIIAKQVEKPGLVFEFHHLVHGSLKVKAGDTVAAGTPLGIEGTTGNSTGVHLHFQIAPPGTPANAPTYRTVVDPAPILKSKGVFS; this is encoded by the coding sequence ATGGAAAACTCGAAAGTTGCCGGAACAGCAGCCGCTGTTCTTGCTCTTTTCATGGTCCCCGTAGTGGTTGTGATGCTCCTGCTCATGGGCGGCAATACTGCCGCTTCTGCCGACAACGGAAGCTGCGGGGAAGATGCCGAGGCGCCCGTCGCCGAACAGGCAGAAAGCAAGTCGATTGCAGGATTCTCCGGGGCCCAGCTCAAGAATGCAGCGCAGATCATGACTGCCGCCTCCGACCTCAAATTGTCCCTGGCAGCCCAAATCCTGGGCGTACAGACCGCCATCGGGGAATCCACCCTCAAGGTCATCGACTTCGGTGACGGAGCCGGCCCGGACTCACGCGGACTCTTCCAACAGCGCGATAACGGCGCATGGGGATCATACGAAGACCGCATGAACCCACACACCAGCGCGACCAACTTTTTCAAGGCACTGCAGAAGGTCGAGGGCTGGCAGGACCTAGAGCCAAGCCAAGCGATTCACCGGGTCCAACGCAATGCGGACCCCAACCACTACACCCCGTTCCGTTCCCCGGCCGTTCAAATCGTCAAAGCCCTCTCGGTCGGCACGCTGGGCGAGGACCTGGATGAAAAGTTTGAAGACATCACCCCCAACGGCGACTGCCCCGATACCTCACCTGACGCAAAACAAATAGGCGATCTGGGATCAGGGGAATGGTCCAGTCCACTGCCTGGCTTCACAGCGATGACCAGCCCGTTTGGTCCACGTAAATGCCCTGCAGGGGCATCGTGCAATTCCAGCGTTTTGGACCACAAGGGCATTGATCTTTCCAAGAAGGGCGGGGCCTCCGTGCTGGCTCCCACGGACATGAAAATCACCGTGGCAGAGCAGGGCCAGGGTTGGAAATCCGCCTACGGAACCTACATCATCGCCAAGCAGGTTGAAAAGCCCGGTCTGGTCTTCGAGTTCCACCACCTGGTCCACGGCAGCTTGAAAGTGAAAGCCGGGGACACCGTGGCCGCTGGAACTCCCTTGGGGATCGAGGGAACCACGGGCAACTCCACGGGTGTTCACCTGCATTTCCAGATTGCCCCACCAGGAACCCCGGCCAATGCACCGACCTACCGAACCGTTGTTGATCCAGCACCAATCCTGAAGTCCAAGGGAGTCTTCTCATGA
- a CDS encoding AAA family ATPase, translated as MAIDQSLIQSTPVISAIINADNTGVLSVDGTEEQFTAEDSSRLRALLMSRVFEIALDHRRPVRVSTMDESGLTGLRVSPDRQVEAEDTAEAQTQKIQATEPVETGHKAVQKDSSTKTNAPADAASKAVSEAPVPMKETPVKETTVEPTVELVEESQQLAPVTRRTLRDAESFLSPHGAARPATQGIRGWLSNLGINVPASEKELAERADIEQVSKHWAGTRTIMVANRKGGANKTPTVKNLAAIFALHGGGGVLAYDGNPEVGTLGWRTEKGDHHSTVLDVLENSERLLSASAVSGDMAGYVHHQSADRFDVLRSDDSLVGTHVMTGKAVDTIHAVAAKYYRLLVMDSGNVDRGSDWARMIAHTNQLVVPTTTMEDRAEAALLTLKALHERDEHAARLAENAVVIISQWQPGEKAVADRIAEGFRPFVREVLTVPFDPALKSGRIVHSALSPASRRAWLRATAAVAQGL; from the coding sequence ATGGCCATTGACCAGTCCCTGATCCAGAGCACCCCGGTCATCAGCGCGATCATCAACGCCGATAACACCGGAGTCCTGTCCGTTGATGGAACCGAAGAGCAATTCACCGCCGAGGACTCCTCGAGGTTGCGCGCGCTACTGATGTCCAGGGTCTTCGAGATTGCCCTGGATCATAGGCGCCCGGTACGGGTGAGCACGATGGATGAAAGCGGCTTGACCGGTCTGCGGGTATCGCCCGACCGCCAGGTTGAAGCCGAAGACACCGCAGAAGCCCAAACCCAGAAAATCCAAGCCACGGAGCCAGTTGAGACTGGGCACAAGGCAGTGCAGAAAGACTCCTCAACCAAGACCAACGCACCTGCCGACGCGGCATCCAAGGCAGTTTCCGAAGCTCCGGTGCCCATGAAAGAGACGCCAGTGAAGGAAACCACGGTGGAACCGACAGTGGAGCTGGTGGAGGAGTCTCAGCAGCTCGCTCCCGTCACCCGGCGAACTCTGCGGGATGCCGAATCGTTTCTCTCACCCCACGGGGCGGCGCGACCCGCGACCCAAGGAATCCGCGGATGGCTCTCCAACCTGGGCATCAACGTTCCTGCCTCGGAGAAGGAACTGGCCGAACGAGCCGACATTGAACAGGTCTCCAAGCACTGGGCCGGCACCCGCACCATCATGGTGGCCAACCGCAAGGGCGGGGCGAACAAGACGCCCACGGTGAAGAACCTGGCCGCGATCTTTGCCCTCCACGGCGGGGGAGGGGTGCTGGCCTATGACGGGAATCCCGAGGTCGGCACCCTGGGCTGGCGCACCGAAAAAGGGGATCACCACTCCACGGTGTTGGACGTGCTGGAAAACAGCGAACGGCTGCTCTCTGCCTCAGCCGTCTCCGGGGACATGGCCGGGTACGTTCACCACCAGAGCGCAGACCGATTCGATGTGCTGCGCTCCGATGACAGCTTGGTCGGCACGCACGTCATGACCGGGAAAGCTGTGGATACCATTCACGCGGTCGCGGCAAAGTACTACCGCCTCCTGGTCATGGATTCGGGCAACGTGGACCGGGGTTCGGATTGGGCACGGATGATCGCCCACACCAACCAACTCGTGGTTCCCACCACCACCATGGAGGACCGCGCCGAAGCGGCCCTGCTGACCCTCAAGGCACTGCATGAACGCGATGAGCACGCCGCACGCCTGGCCGAGAACGCGGTGGTCATCATCTCCCAGTGGCAACCAGGAGAAAAGGCTGTCGCCGACCGGATTGCCGAGGGATTCCGGCCTTTCGTCCGCGAGGTTCTTACGGTTCCTTTTGATCCGGCGTTGAAGTCCGGCCGCATCGTCCACAGCGCTTTGTCCCCGGCTTCGCGCCGGGCATGGCTGCGTGCGACTGCAGCGGTGGCACAAGGGCTGTGA
- a CDS encoding TrbC/VirB2 family protein gives MNTLNLLAGRTINILAEPKPLPAEVTDAIDTVKLWVQGIGGGVAVIGLLILAISLFFANRHGQGQEFMGKVGWWIAGAVLFGLAGVIAPIFLGF, from the coding sequence ATGAACACGCTCAACCTGCTCGCTGGCCGCACCATCAACATCTTGGCTGAACCTAAGCCCCTTCCCGCCGAAGTCACCGATGCCATCGATACCGTCAAGCTCTGGGTCCAGGGCATCGGCGGCGGCGTGGCCGTCATCGGATTGCTGATCCTGGCGATCAGCTTGTTCTTTGCCAATCGGCACGGACAGGGCCAGGAGTTCATGGGCAAGGTCGGCTGGTGGATCGCCGGGGCCGTGTTGTTCGGTCTCGCTGGCGTGATTGCCCCGATCTTCCTCGGATTCTAG